The genomic stretch ACCTCCACGTAGTCCCCACCCGGGCTCTTCTTCACACTCTGGTAGAGTCTTTCGGCACATACAGTAGCGGCCATTGTCGTTGCCATATGCTCACCGGTTCCACTTGTAACGGTTGCTACACTGGTGTGGTCCGGGTCATCAGGGTCGACGGGGACAACAGCAGCACCTACGCCGACGAGAGCTGCTGGGCCGACGCGTCCACGAAACTTCATACCGATACCTCCCGAAGAAGCGCCACACGCAATGTTGCCCCATTGATCTACGGCGATAGCTCCGACAGTGTCAGTGATGTGATCTTCCCCTGGTTTGTTCTGAATCGAGACAGGTGGCGTTGGTGAATGCAGTGCTGTCTCTTCAATGCAGTTTAAGGGTGTTGAAATCTGAGCAAATCGAGACTCTGATTCGCGGTTTTCTGAAGCCGGGGACAAAGGGGTGTTGGCGACGATAGATTGAAGCTCTTCCAATGACTTATCCTGTGTTGTCTCCAAATTGGCAGTACGCCTAGAGTCTTCGCTGAAACCATCGGACCAATCCTTGCGCGAAGATTCTGCGTGCATTGGTCCATGAGACGCGTCTCCCATTTGAACATCTTCCATAATGCTTTCGTAAGCTACATCGCCAACTCGGTCTCGATACTGACCCAGATTAGGAAACTGCTGCGTGCTGTTGACAAAGGCATTGCGAGAAGCATCCGCAACCGCGGGAGGGCAACTGTCGTCGGTCAATGATGTTCGGTCACATGTTCCAGGGGTAGTGAATTGCTCATCGCTGATCCATGAGCTCGAAGAACGCTCAGAGGTAGGCAAAGAGGGATCAGAAGGAAATCTATGGTCTTCATCGTACATCATGTCGTCAGACGGTGACAGCAGGGGTGCATAAACTCCCAGCAGGTTCTCGGTATGCTGTTCACGCATACGCGCCTGGGCTCGTTCCTCTTCAGGTGCCGCGTTATCCCTGATCTTCCAGCAAGACGGATGCGCACTACTCTTCCTGGATTTGTGTTCGGCAGATTTGAGATCCGCACGCCATCGCAGCCAGCGCTCCTTGGCGGCTGGTGAAACCAGTGCATCATGCGGTAGGATTGGCATGCCCATCTCTACAGCAAAGTCGGTGGCACCTTGGGAGCATAAGAGGTTTGGAGGAACCCGGCGGAGCGTCAGTGAATCCATAGTGTGGTCGTGGACCATTCGTGCTAGGCAGATAGGATTCTTGATCTCTGTCAGAATTTGTTAGTACACGGACAACTATCAGCACCTAAAGACTTACGAGCTACAGCTCCAACAGCCCCACTGCGTCCGTAGTGATCAACAACAGAGGCGTCGCATTCTACAACACCATCCATGGCCAGATTGCTTCCGTAGCCAGCGTTCGTGATTTCTCTGTCTTCGAGCATCTTGACGGCAGCCTCGACGGCATCTAGGGATGTGCCCCCGTTTTTCAATATCATCATAGCCAGCTGTGCCGCACTGTATATGATCAGCATCATAATTATTCATGGTGAACTATGATAGACGAGGCCCAGTACTCACTCGTTGCATGCTTGAAGGTGGATCTTTTCATTCTGGTGGCTGTGGTACCCTGCACCGGCGTGAACATATATGCAACACAGCTCATTGGGAGGTGGGCTACACGAAGCTTTGCGTGTGTGCGTGTCAATGTATGCGCCATCTATGGGTGCGTAGTGACGACTGTGGGCCGACATGCTTTTCTGTGTGGAAAAGCGCCGACGAAAGTCTCGGAAACGGGGACCGAGCGTCTCCAGGATCACCAAGCTTGTACGGGGCTTGGATGAGTCTTGAGCGTGGGGCTGTTTGGCTGTTGGAGCTGGAGCTGGAAGCTTGGACAAGTTCACAGGCAGCGCCTGTTGTCCGCACGAGGTGCCTCTGGCGAAGATGGGACTGACTCAGCGATTGAGTGGAGATGTGGTAAAGCGGTATGGAACCAAATGTCGATACGGGCTTTAAGTGATCATTTGAGAATGAGAAAACGTCAGGTCGATAATATACGTAGCCTGAGAACTGCAGAGGTAGACtgagaggaagaggaagaagaatACGGAATTAATGAAGAGGGCGAGCCGATGGAGGAGCGAAAATTTGGGTCGGGCGGATGTACAGTGAGAGTGGGAGAGATGCTCGGTGAGCACTGTAGGGGCACAGTCAGTGAGAGAGAAGTTAGCAGTAATGTCGGTGTTGAGCTGTTGATGGCTCCTTCCTTTGCAACTGTCTAAGCTTTACGGTTGACTAATGCACTTTGGTGTGCATGACACATATAGCAGGCACGTCAGGTTGAGCAAGAAAGAGCATCCAGGGATGCACGAAGGAGAGGTACACTATGTAGGTGCCAACCAAAGGTAGTCATTGTTTCCCCGCTATTGCAGCTCATTTCCGCTGCCAAGGGCGGAGCGGGGCGGCGCCTGATTCGAGGACAACCCACATGCACCGACCTCCGCCATCACACCTCTGACAAAGTCACCTCTGCACCCTTTGCTCGCTCTCCCCTGCACCCACAGGAATACTTGAGCTGCTCTGCATATTGTTTTTTGCGCCAAGCAGCAGCAAGAATGGCGTCCCAAACCCCCGCCGTTGTCATGGACAAGTAAGTAGCGCTGCCAGCTGCCCACGGGCACCCACACTGCGATTGAGTACTGACGCTGGCACGTAGCGGTACGGGATACTCGAAGCTTGGTATGCGATGGATTAATCTCGACTAGCATTACTCGTAGTAACAACCGACCCTAGGTTTTGCCGGCAACGACTCCCCATCCTTCGTCTTTCCCACTGCGATAGCTACCAGAGGCCCAACGGGCGGTAGCGGTACGTCAGGCTCCGGACGCCCAGCGGTCGCGAACAAGCCCTCTTATCTGACCGGTGGAGCTGGACCTGGCGGACATCTCTCTGGCAAACGCGGCACCGAGGATCTCGACTTCTTCATTGGTGACGAAGCTCTTGCCGCAGCCGGAGGTGCGGGCTATGGCATCAACTACCCAATCAGACATGGCCAGATCGACAATTGGGTACGGAGAGACATACGGGTTTCAAAGAAGGAATGCTGATGGCTTGCAGGATCTAATGGAGCGCTTCTGGTCCAACTCGATATTCAAGTACCTGAGAGTGGAGCCTGAGGACCACCACTTCCTACTCACCGAGCCAGTACGCCATGCTGTCCCAAACGCTAGTGGTGCATGACTAATGTACTTCCAGCCATTGAACCCTCCGGAGAACCGCGAAGCGACCGCTGAGATTATGTTCGAGTCCTTCAACGTCGCCGGTCTCTACATCGCCGTACAAGCTGTGCTCGCTTTGGCGGCCTCGTGGACAAGCTCCAAGGTGCAGGATCGATCCCTTACGGGTACCGTCATCGACTCCGGAGCTGGTGTCACGCACGTTATCCCCGTTGCTGAAGGCTACGTCATTGGTTCCTCAATCAAGAGTGTCCCTATCGCTGGTCGCGACATTACAAACTTCGTACAGTCGCTTCTCAGAGAACGTGGTGAGCCCGACTCGTCTCTCCAGACTGCAGAACGCATCAAGGAGGAATACTGCTACGTGTGCCCGGATATTGTCAAGGAATTCGCACGCTTCGACCGTGAATCAGACGACCGCTTCAAGAAACACGTCGTCAACTACCCCAATGGCAAGACCACAACCGTCGACGTCGGTTACGAACGCTTCCTTGCGCCTGAGATCTTCTTCAACCCTGAGATCTACTCGTCCGATTTCCTGACCCCACTACCCACCATCGTCGACACCGTTATTCAATCCTCGCCTATCGATGTGCGCAGAGGACTGTACAAGAACATTGTGCTCTCAGGTGGTTCAACACTATACAAGGACTTTGGCCGACGTCTGCAGCGTGATATCCGGCACATGGTGGATGCTAGGATCAAGGCATCAGAAGCGCGGAGTGGAGGTGCAAAGAGCGGTGGTCTGGATGTGCAAGTCATCACACACAAGAGACAACGACACGGCCCATGGTTCGGAGGCAGCTTGCTTGGTCAGACGCCCGAGTTCAAGAGCTACTGCCACACCAAGGCAGAGTATGATGAGATTGGTCCCAGCATTGTCCGAAGATTCGCGCTGCTGGGCGGACCTGGTAGCACGTAAGAAGACTGCAACCTTCCGAGACCCATGTAGATGATGGAATGGCTTATTGAGCGAACATGAGAATTAGCAAAACCTAGCGAGAATGACAAGATTATCAGCCAAAGAGTTGAAAAGCCCGTGATACACACTGATGGTTTGTAACAATGTTTAACTGTATCGACAGACAGCGCATCCTCACAGTACGTACTGACGTTCCATCGCACTGCCTAAAGCCATCACGCCTGAGCTTCCTATTCCTTCTTCTGCCCACCAGCCTTCCTGGACAGTACAGCAACACCCTCCACATGCCCCGTCTGTGGGAAGAAATCGAAGCCCCTCAAACTCTCAATCTCATAGCACCCCTCTCCCTTTCCGAACCCGCCATCAACTCCCTTCATGCCACCGACCAAGACACCAATGTCCCTAGCCTGCGTATGAACATTACAGCTCACATACACCACCCTCGCTGGACCATACTGCACCAACTGGCGCAAGAAAGACTCATCACAGCCCTTGCGCGGCGGATCAAGCATAACCACCGTTTCCTCAGCCGGCGACTCGATCGATGCAAACAACCTCGCCGCATCTGCAGCAATAAAGCGCGTCGAGCTCTCCGGCAAATTGTTCAGCTTTGCATTTGTAGATGCAGATTCTATGCTACTGGACGAGATATCGATTCCGAGTGAGCTTTTGAACAAGCTCGATAGCGTGATGGTGAAGAGCCCAGAGCCAGAGTATGCATCGATGAGATGCGTGATCTTGTGTCCCGGGGTCGAGGGTAAAATGTGTTCGCGGATGTACTGTGTAAAGACAGGGAGGATGCTATTGTTGTTTTGGAAAAAGGAACCAGCGGGGTTGACGAATTGGAAGTCGTCTACGTATTCTGTGGTTTTTGCGTTGGAGTCCGTTGTACATGTTTTGATGTGGATATGATCGCCTCTGTCTTCGACGATAGCGTCGCTGTCCTCTTCTTTGCTCACGTCGTAGTCTGCTTTTGGGACTCGGGTTGTGCTTTCTCGGAGGAGTAGTGTGGCGCCTTTGTGGTACGTGGAAAGGGTGTCTGCCACGCGATTGCGCTCACGCTTGTTGCCGGCACGTACGGCATCTGTCCCGATGGGACAGTCTTCTATGTCGATTGTTATGCGGGTTCCTTTCTTCATGAAGCCGATGGGTGGGAGTTCTTTGAAGGTACGTTTGATTCCGTTGCGGCCATCACTGCGGCGGGCGTCTGGTGGGCCGTCAAAGTGGGGAGTGAGTTTTGTGCGGTATCCGTACTGGAGTGGTGAGCCAATAGTGTCGCCAATGGTGGGAATGGGCTCAGGAGGTAGATTTGAAAAGTTCTTGTAGGCCTTTTCAACAATGGACCTCTTGTGCTGCAGCTGGAAGTCGTAGGGTAGCATTTGGAATTGGCAACCTGAACAACTGGCAAAGTAGGGACATTTGACTAGCAAATCATCACGGTGAGGCGAGGGCGTTATGACGTTTACAAAATCAGCCATGGAGTACTTTTCCTTCTCAAAGTGTTTGTGTGGCCGCGCGGTTACAACATCTCCTGGTACGCTAAAGGGCACGACGTAGACTTGGTCCGACTCTGCGCCTTGCTGAAAACCGATACCATCTCCTGTCGATGATATTTCCTTGATCTCAACTTGGATCTCGGTGAACCTTTCTGGCAGGTTGGTCGAGTTTTCCTTTCCTTCTCTTTGCACATTGAGATTTTTAATGAGCGCTGTCACGTCTTCGAGTAAGACTTCCTCGTTGGTCCCATTCGTTTTGAGGATTGTACTCTGCTCAGCATGGCCATTTTTCATCCGCTTATTCTTGAATCTGTAGTTGCCTCGTGATCCCTCCTCACTTCGTAGAGGTGTTTCGAAATATCTCTTTGCGCCGTTGCTCTCAATAGGCGCCACATTGTCTGCTGATGAAGCCATTCTGTATCTGGCAATTTGAGAATACTGCTTACTGGCCAGCAGTGTCCGAAGCGGTCGAGTAAGAATTCGTGAGCACATACAGCAAATGTTCAAAGTTGAGAAAAGTTAGTCACTCAGATGGGCAGAGCGGCGATTGGCTGGAAGCAATTACTGCCCTCCCGCTTAGTCAACATTGAACTTTCCGAACTTCACTTTGATCGTCACCAAGGTGCGCAGGCCACCCGCTATTACCGCCTTGCTGCACTCAATTGGCCCTCAAGAGGAGGTTCCAGGGCAACAATGAGTGTCTGCCGCCCCGCAAGATGTCTCTTTACCAAAGCAGCATCTACGACGCTTTCTAGACCACCTCCGCACCGCACCTTCCACGCTTCTGCACCTCGACAAGCCCGCAAAAAGAGACCGCACTACCCCTCAATAAAGGCCGAAGAGCTCAAGCTCCTCAACGAAGCCGCAGAGACGGAATACCCAAAATTCGATACCTCGGAGACAGCGCTCCTAGAAAAAAAGTATACGCCGTCGCAAATTGCCGCCATCAAAGCCGCAGAATCCACAATCGACGCCCGCGATGTCCTCATACAAGGCCAGCGGAGAACAGACGCATGGCGTCTCAATTACGAAGATGACCTCGCTGAAGTCGACCCGGTGACGGATCGCCCGGAGCGACTGACAGGCGACGACATTATTGGCAAGAAAACCTTCAGAATCGCCAACGAGGTGGAGCGCGACGCAAACATTTCCCGCCTTGCGACGGAGAACCTGGCGAAAATGTACCCGGACGGTATTCCAGAAGACGAATCGCAGCTGCGCAATGCCATGGACGCAGCAATCACACAAGCCACGCTGGATCCAAGCGCGACGTACTATTCCAAGAACCCACATGCATTGCGGGCACTAGGTGACGAAAGACACTCGGTCATCGCACCTGATCTACCGCGAGTGGAGAACCGCATGGCCCGCCAGACGCGCCGTCTGTCGTccgaagaggaggaggaccCACGACAAAAGCGACTATTGCAATACCTGGGCTGGGACAAGCAGAAGTTGCGTGGTATCAAGGTGAAGACGCTCGTCGTCCACGGCGTCACCAACCAGACGCGTATGGGCAAGATCAGGAGTCTATACTACTTGACCATTGCCGGGAACAATGACGGTTTGTTGGGCATTGGAGAGGGAAAATCCGTGGAACCCGACGAGGGGCGGAAACAGAGCGTGATGAGCGCGATTAGAAATCTAAGGCCCGTACCTCGGTATGAAAACAGGACAACGTTTGGAGATTTGGAGAAGAAGGTGGGCGCGACAAAAGTCCAGCTCTTCGCGAGACCACCAGGTAAAGACTTATTCTTCCCACTCTGCTCATAGCCTTGTAGTCTAACGTTGTAAAACCAGGTTTCGGTCTCCGTGTCCAGCATCTCATCTTCGAACTCGCCCGTGCCGCCGGCCTCCAAGACCTGTCGGCTAAAACACCCCGCTCAAGAAACAAGATGAACGTCATCAAGGCTACGTGGGAAGCTCTGACTAACCAGCGGCTACCCGATGAGATTGCCAGGGCGAGAGGCAAGAAGCTGGTTGACGTGCGCAAGGTTTACTATGGTGGATCCATTCACTAGAAGTTTACTTTTGTGTCTATGAACATGTGAATCCTGTATCATATGGCTGGAATAGAGTTGTACCGTACACATGCCATTATAGCACTGGTATTGGTATGAATATAGTAGCATTGTAGATATCCTTTGTATGCATAGCATCTACCATCATATCATCTTGCCTTCTTATACACAGCGCCCGGGGTATCATATCCACACTTTTGTCCTCTCTCCCCCCATCCATCTACTCATCCCCAAAATCCATAATCCCTTCCCCTCTTCCCCCATCCCTCTGCAACCCCTCACTCTCCCTCACCACGCCCTCACCCAAATCCGTATCAATCTGCTGGTTCAACACAATCGAGTAAACACTCGCTTTCAACAGTGTGAAGACAAGTGATGTCTTGCGTTCGAGGCCCCGCAGGCCGTCGAGAATGGCGGCGCTGGGGGGCGTTGGAGAGGGTGAGGAGGAGGGTGGACATCTGCGTGGAGGGTTAGTGTTTGTCAGATTTATTGATTGGGAGGGAGGAAGAACAGGAGAGGGGAGAAAATTACCGTATTCAAGTTTCCGAGTAACCTGGCATATTCATCTAGCACTTCTTGCTCGAGGGGCGTGAGGCTTTCGTCGCTGGAGCCTGAGGACATTTGTGAGGCGGAGAGGTGAGCGTCGGGCGGGGAGTCGGAGGCCATTTTGTCTTTTGTAACTTGTCTTCGCTTCTCGTTGTTCGTGTCTTGTCAATTGCGGGCAAGCACTGCTTGTGCTGCTTGCGCGCCTTGGTAAAGTGTAAGGCGTGGGTTGTTCGGCACTGTAAATGTGTATGTGTATAAGATAAAGCGTCTCAGACTCGCGTCACTCTGCGAGTTGCTGCAGTAACTACACCCAAGGGTGTGCTATCAGTGGCTTCTTGGTGGGGCGTTGATCCGACAGTTGTTCGGTTTGGTCGCGTTGTTTGCTGGGCATCTGCGAATCACTCGTCGCGTCTTCCCCGCAAACTCCGCGTGGTCCATGCACATTTCAGAAGCGTCACAACCCAACATCAGTTTAGCAGCATCACGACATCAGTCTTTCAAAAATGACTTCCTCATTGCCCCTTTCCTTTCCTACAACAACCTATTTCACCCACACTCCTGCCTACTGTCTAAGCTGCTTCCGCCCTTAGACCACATGCTCCTCAACAAACCCATGCTCTGAAAATGAAATACAGACAACGCCAGAAATATTTTGCTGCAATTGCGATGATGACTAGAAGGCCCGAGACAATATCcacgaagaagacgaagtATAACACCGTTGAAACGCCGTTGTTGGAAAAGACCTGTTTGTCTACTATCCGTGGAACGCGAATGAGTGGAGTCGAGAGAATATCACACATGGAGATCCTCTCCTTATGCATACAATGCTTTATTTTGTGAATCACCCACGGTCCTACCGATGAGAACTGGTTTGGGTCAGGCTGTATTGACTGGAATCGTGGCTGTCGTGGTGATGGTCGTCTCCATCGTGATGAAGGGTGACGCTGTTGAACTCTTCAAATGGATCTGCCACTTCGCCCATTGGCGTGGCTAGACCAGAGTCCAAAGGCACGCCCTTGACTCTCGAGGCTCCAATATCAACACTCTGGGACTCCTTAACATTCCGGAAGTTGGGAGTCTCGATACCCTGGCCCTGGTGTGGGATGATCGGTGGCTTCATGTGTCTTAGCAGCGCCCATTGTGTTGTCTTGAAGAATGGTGCAGTCTTGATATCCGAGGCGCCGGCACGGGATCCAAGTCGTCGGGTTTCATCTTTGATTAGGAGCTTGCGGATGATGCCTTTGCAGAGGCTATAAGTTGTTAGTACAAGACGACTAGAATATGTATGCGCAAACGTACTTTGACACTTGTGGCGCACCAGAACCCTCTGGGAATGGCACCTCGTCTCGGAGAATGTTGGCGAAGGTTGCGTTACGGTTCTTGCCTTTGAAGGGCGTAGTTCCGTACAGCATCTCATAAATCAATATACCAAGGGTCCACCAATCGACCGCACTCGTATGTCCGCAGCCTTTGATGACTTCTGGCGCAATGTACTCTTCAGTGCCGACAAAGGAGTTTGTTCGGAAATTGTTTATGCATGATTTGGTGTCAATGGTGGGAAGGTTATTGGAGGAAGTACCGCTTCGGCCACTTAGAATCATGGTTGGGCGACCGCCAGTATCAGATTGTTTTGACAAATCGAAATCTGACAACATGATATGACCGGACTGATGGAGGAGGATGTCTAAGAAAATTAGCTGTGGTCGCCGCAGAGGTGGGCCGTGACGTACTTTCTGGCTTCAAGTCACGGTAGATGAAGCCCATCAAATGGAGGTACTCCAATGCAGCCGTGACCTCGGCAGCGTAAAACCGCGCGGCATCTTCGTCGACGCACTTGTTGGGTCGGGTCTGTAGGGCGCGGAAGAACTCACCACCGCTGCAATATTCCATGCAGAGATAGAGGTGGTCTTCGGACTGGAAAGAGTGGTATAGAGTAACAATAAAGGGGTGGTTGCTGGTAGCCAGAATTTCCTGCTCGGCCAAGGCACGCTTGATCTTGTTCCGCTTAATCATCTCCTTCTTGCTCAAGACTAACTGTTGTTAGCACAGGCTAGTGTTTCTACACGCCTCACGTACCCTTCATGGCGTATAGCCTGCTAGACTTCTTTTCCCGCACCAAGTATACCTTGCCAACGTCACCCTTACCGATCAACTTGATTTTATCGAAACTGCCCGGGCCAACCTCGACGTTGCGGACCTTGATGGAGTTTGAGCTGTAAGTCCTCCTGAAGGCTGCCGCCTGTCGGATCTGGCCCGGCGAAGGTATCGGCTTGCTGGCGTCCGTGGGCAGCAGATGGGTCGAGTCGACGGAATTTGTTTCGACCATGCTCAGGGTGGACGAGTTGGGGTGGTGTAGGACGGGCTGCTTGCCAAGTTCTGCAGTCTGCGGTCTTTCAGTAGACTTCCCTGACGAGAACAAGCCCTGGGCGTTGGGAGCAGAAGCTACCCTTCGCAGTTTCCTTGCCAATTCCTCCTTCCCAGCCGTCGTAGCATGGTCGTCCGAAGCAGTGACACCATTCACTTGCGTCTTGGGTATCGCGGGTGTGTCTGGGGGAGATGGGGGCACGCTGCCTTCATTGTGATGGCGTAGGGCCGGTGGTCCCTGGTGGGCAAAGTAGGGGTTGGCGTGGGCGGTCGGCGACACGGAGTCGTCTAGGGGGTTGCCTTCGCTAGCAACCGTCTGCGAGCGATTGCGGGTAATGTGAGGAATGAATCTCGACTGGCGGAAGCCCGACTTTTCATTCTTGCCAGGCGCGTTGCCTTCATCGGAAAGCTTCCGGGTGtcgctgctgctgttgaTGCGGAAGAAGTTCTTGATGCGCTGTGAGACTTGGCCGTCCTTGCCATTGATGGATTTGTTGGTGGACAGAGCCTTGCCCGAGAAGGTCCGTTTCTCGGTCATGGTGGTATGGTTTGGTGAGGACGAGGTGAACAGCTGCGTCATAGCAGTCGCACAACGTCGACGGCAGGGAGCAGTAGGCTACGGGAGGAGTGATGTATCTATGTGGCAAGGCGAGGCGACGACGGAACAACAGAGACTCGGGGGGGTGGTTGACGATGGCGCGTTCCAGGGTCAGTGGGACATGGCACGTTGGGATGAGGTCAAAGTGCAGGGCGGCCGGGCGAGTGTGGCTGGAGCGTCCGGGACGGCGGTACGCGAAAGAATGTGCCCGTTATAGAGGCGCTGGCACAGGCGGGAGACGGGAGACGGGAGGCAATGGGCAATGGGCGAGAACGTGTGCATGCAGCGAAGAGCGAAGACGTTCACTGCTGAGCCGGGGAGAGGAGCGGAGAGGTGCAGGGAGCGGTGCAGGTGTGGTGTGGTGTGGTGTTAGGATGGGAAAGCAGAGCCGTCGTGGGTACGAGCTAGGGCAGCGGCGAATGGCGAATGATGGCGGAGGGCAGGTGGGGCCTGTGAGATGCGGATGCTTGTCTGGAAGACGCgggcgaggcgatggactATCGACAGCCCTTCACTACTGCTACCCTTTCAGCCCACCTGCAGCCGGCCAGCCTGAGGGCCGGTCCGACTCAACACCATATCAATATCACGTCGGCCTCATTTGTAAGTACATGGTGTATTTCAAAGCATCGGCCCCCATGGTAAATTCCCTCGTCCCTGCCGAAGTGCGCAATTGCTGCGCCGCCCGCTATGTACGTATGTGTGTACTTACCGTCGCAGCACGTGCCTTCCCCACGACCGGCGCACTCTGCAGTCTGCATCCACACCCGCTAGCATCGCCCACGCCCATTCGCATTTATCAGCAACGCAGAACCTTGGAAGCAGTGGCACGTCATCGC from Pyrenophora tritici-repentis strain M4 chromosome 1, whole genome shotgun sequence encodes the following:
- a CDS encoding Asparaginase codes for the protein MSAHSRHYAPIDGAYIDTHTRKASCSPPPNELCCIYVHAGAGYHSHQNEKIHLQACNDAAQLAMMILKNGGTSLDAVEAAVKMLEDREITNAGYGSNLAMDGVVECDASVVDHYGRSGAVGAVAQIKNPICLARMVHDHTMDSLTLRRVPPNLLCSQGATDFAVEMGMPILPHDALVSPAAKERWLRWRADLKSAEHKSRKSSAHPSCWKIRDNAAPEEERAQARMREQHTENLLGVYAPLLSPSDDMMYDEDHRFPSDPSLPTSERSSSSWISDEQFTTPGTCDRTSLTDDSCPPAVADASRNAFVNSTQQFPNLGQYRDRVGDVAYESIMEDVQMGDASHGPMHAESSRKDWSDGFSEDSRRTANLETTQDKSLEELQSIVANTPLSPASENRESESRFAQISTPLNCIEETALHSPTPPVSIQNKPGEDHITDTVGAIAVDQWGNIACGASSGGIGMKFRGRVGPAALVGVGAAVVPVDPDDPDHTSVATVTSGTGEHMATTMAATVCAERLYQSVKKSPGGDYVEVSEDEALKAMIENEFMGHPSVKHSKSAGAIGILGVKKMRTALLLYYGHNTDSFAMASMSSDDDRPLCSMSRSNGNGQIAQGGRMLPIRRHKKTKSGSRR
- a CDS encoding actin; this encodes MASQTPAVVMDNGTGYSKLGFAGNDSPSFVFPTAIATRGPTGGSGTSGSGRPAVANKPSYLTGGAGPGGHLSGKRGTEDLDFFIGDEALAAAGGAGYGINYPIRHGQIDNWDLMERFWSNSIFKYLRVEPEDHHFLLTEPPLNPPENREATAEIMFESFNVAGLYIAVQAVLALAASWTSSKVQDRSLTGTVIDSGAGVTHVIPVAEGYVIGSSIKSVPIAGRDITNFVQSLLRERGEPDSSLQTAERIKEEYCYVCPDIVKEFARFDRESDDRFKKHVVNYPNGKTTTVDVGYERFLAPEIFFNPEIYSSDFLTPLPTIVDTVIQSSPIDVRRGLYKNIVLSGGSTLYKDFGRRLQRDIRHMVDARIKASEARSGGAKSGGLDVQVITHKRQRHGPWFGGSLLGQTPEFKSYCHTKAEYDEIGPSIVRRFALLGGPGST
- a CDS encoding TrmA, SAM-dependent methyltransferase related to tRNA (uracil-5-)-methyltransferase; translation: MASSADNVAPIESNGAKRYFETPLRSEEGSRGNYRFKNKRMKNGHAEQSTILKTNGTNEEVLLEDVTALIKNLNVQREGKENSTNLPERFTEIQVEIKEISSTGDGIGFQQGAESDQVYVVPFSVPGDVVTARPHKHFEKEKYSMADFVNVITPSPHRDDLLVKCPYFASCSGCQFQMLPYDFQLQHKRSIVEKAYKNFSNLPPEPIPTIGDTIGSPLQYGYRTKLTPHFDGPPDARRSDGRNGIKRTFKELPPIGFMKKGTRITIDIEDCPIGTDAVRAGNKRERNRVADTLSTYHKGATLLLRESTTRVPKADYDVSKEEDSDAIVEDRGDHIHIKTCTTDSNAKTTEYVDDFQFVNPAGSFFQNNNSILPVFTQYIREHILPSTPGHKITHLIDAYSGSGLFTITLSSLFKSSLGIDISSSSIESASTNAKLNNLPESSTRFIAADAARLFASIESPAEETVVMLDPPRKGCDESFLRQLVQYGPARVVYVSCNVHTQARDIGVLVGGMKGVDGGFGKGEGCYEIESLRGFDFFPQTGHVEGVAVLSRKAGGQKKE
- a CDS encoding mitochondrial 37S ribosomal protein uS5m, whose protein sequence is MSVCRPARCLFTKAASTTLSRPPPHRTFHASAPRQARKKRPHYPSIKAEELKLLNEAAETEYPKFDTSETALLEKKYTPSQIAAIKAAESTIDARDVLIQGQRRTDAWRLNYEDDLAEVDPVTDRPERLTGDDIIGKKTFRIANEVERDANISRLATENLAKMYPDGIPEDESQLRNAMDAAITQATLDPSATYYSKNPHALRALGDERHSVIAPDLPRVENRMARQTRRLSSEEEEDPRQKRLLQYLGWDKQKLRGIKVKTLVVHGVTNQTRMGKIRSLYYLTIAGNNDGLLGIGEGKSVEPDEGRKQSVMSAIRNLRPVPRYENRTTFGDLEKKVGATKVQLFARPPGFGLRVQHLIFELARAAGLQDLSAKTPRSRNKMNVIKATWEALTNQRLPDEIARARGKKLVDVRKVYYGGSIH
- a CDS encoding DASH-Dad3 multi-domain protein, producing the protein MASDSPPDAHLSASQMSSGSSDESLTPLEQEVLDEYARCPPSSSPSPTPPSAAILDGLRGLERKTSLVFTLLKASVYSIVLNQQIDTDLGEGVVRESEGLQRDGGRGEGIMDFGDE
- a CDS encoding SPS1, Serine-threonine protein kinase — protein: MTEKRTFSGKALSTNKSINGKDGQVSQRIKNFFRINSSSDTRKLSDEGNAPGKNEKSGFRQSRFIPHITRNRSQTVASEGNPLDDSVSPTAHANPYFAHQGPPALRHHNEGSVPPSPPDTPAIPKTQVNGVTASDDHATTAGKEELARKLRRVASAPNAQGLFSSGKSTERPQTAELGKQPVLHHPNSSTLSMVETNSVDSTHLLPTDASKPIPSPGQIRQAAAFRRTYSSNSIKVRNVEVGPGSFDKIKLIGKGDVGKVYLVREKKSSRLYAMKVLSKKEMIKRNKIKRALAEQEILATSNHPFIVTLYHSFQSEDHLYLCMEYCSGGEFFRALQTRPNKCVDEDAARFYAAEVTAALEYLHLMGFIYRDLKPENILLHQSGHIMLSDFDLSKQSDTGGRPTMILSGRSGTSSNNLPTIDTKSCINNFRTNSFVGTEEYIAPEVIKGCGHTSAVDWWTLGILIYEMLYGTTPFKGKNRNATFANILRDEVPFPEGSGAPQVSNLCKGIIRKLLIKDETRRLGSRAGASDIKTAPFFKTTQWALLRHMKPPIIPHQGQGIETPNFRNVKESQSVDIGASRVKGVPLDSGLATPMGEVADPFEEFNSVTLHHDGDDHHHDSHDSSQYSLTQTSSHR